A DNA window from Trichosurus vulpecula isolate mTriVul1 chromosome 2, mTriVul1.pri, whole genome shotgun sequence contains the following coding sequences:
- the FBLIM1 gene encoding filamin-binding LIM protein 1 gives MMASKPEKRMASSIFITLTPPRRDTAVVDEVRQAACSSRASRARETVSAKKPPSDFLVNRQVPRIPSISATLPPPVLLPNGGSSLPRPAPDAEDSFPDLDLLLPPPPPPAFLLPPDEEGLAQGGDSLSEDLQQLHMVPPPPPPQALPESHQLKPRPNHLKGVEEELPPPPEEPDRIPEREESTDICAFCHKVVSPRELAVEAMKRQYHAQCFTCRACHRQLAGQRFYQKDGRPLCEACYQDTLEKCGRCQMVVLDHVIRALGQTFHPDCFTCVVCSRRIGDESFALDEQEEVYCLDDFYRKFAPVCSICENPIIPRDGKDAYKIECMGRNFHENCYRCEDCRIPLSVEPTDQGCYPLNDRLFCKPCHVKRSAAGCC, from the exons ATGATGGCCTCGAAGCCAGAGAAGAGGATGGCCTCCTCCATCTTCATCACCCTGACTCCCCCTCGCCGGGACACAGCTGTGGTGGACGAGGTGAGGCAGGCGGCCTGTTCCAGTCGGGCCAGTCGGGCCCGGGAGACTGTCTCAGCCAAGAAGCCCCCCAGTGACTTTCTAGTGAACAGACAGGTCCCGCGGATCCCCAGCATTTCAGCAACACTGCCCCCACCAGTTCTTCTACCTAATGGAG GCTCATCCCTCCCTCGTCCAGCCCCAGACGCTGAAGACAGCTTTCCTGATCTGgatctcctccttcctccaccgCCCCCTCCAGCCTTCCTGCTCCCGCCAGATGAGGAGGGTCTTGCCCAGGGAGGGGATTCACTCTCAGAAGACCTACAGCAGCTGCACATGGTGCCTCCACCTCCCCCTCCACAG GCCCTACCTGAGTCCCACCAGCTCAAGCCTCGGCCCAATCATCTCAAGGGAGTAGAGGAAGAGTTGCCACCACCTCCCGAAGAGCCAGACCGAATCCCAGAGAGGGAGGAGTCCACAG ACATCTGTGCCTTCTGCCACAAGGTAGTTTCCCCCCGGGAGCTGGCCGTGGAGGCCATGAAGAGACAGTACCACGCCCAGTGTTTCACGTGCCGGGCCTGCCACCGACAGTTGGCAGGCCAGCGCTTCTACCAGAAGGATGGACGGCCCCTCTGTGAGGCCTGCTATCAA GACACTCTAGAGAAGTGTGGCCGGTGCCAGATGGTGGTCCTAGATCATGTCATCCGAGCTCTGGGCCAGACCTTCCACCCAGACTGCTTTACCTGCGTGGTATGCTCCCGACGGATTGGAGACGAGAGCTTTGCCTTGGATGAACAGGAGGAAGTCTACTGTTTGGATGACTTCTACAG GAAATTTGCACCCGTGTGCAGCATTTGTGAGAACCCAATCATCCCCAGAGACGGGAAGGATGCATACAAAATTGAATGCATGGGACGGAATTTCCATGAAAACTGCTACAGGTGTGAG